In Candidatus Anaeroferrophillus wilburensis, one DNA window encodes the following:
- the cbiM gene encoding cobalt transporter CbiM gives MHISEGVLSGPVLISGMAIAAAGTAIGIKKLDLEHIARAGVLSAAFFVASLIHVPVGPASVHLILNGIIGLLLGWGAFPTIMVALLLQVVFFQFGGLTTLGVNTVIMALPAVVCYYLFTPLIMRRPAIALPAAFFCGFLAVFFSALLLGISLMFTEENFFEVAVLAISAHLPVMVIEGIITVFCLNFLKKVSPELLSVSSSGDRM, from the coding sequence ATGCATATTTCCGAAGGTGTTCTCTCTGGACCGGTACTGATTTCCGGCATGGCCATAGCGGCCGCTGGAACGGCAATCGGCATCAAGAAGCTAGACCTCGAACATATTGCGCGGGCCGGCGTTTTGTCGGCAGCCTTCTTTGTTGCCTCCCTGATTCATGTGCCGGTTGGTCCGGCCAGCGTTCACCTGATTCTTAACGGCATCATCGGTCTGCTGCTGGGGTGGGGGGCATTTCCGACCATTATGGTGGCGCTACTGCTCCAGGTGGTTTTTTTCCAGTTCGGCGGCCTGACAACCCTTGGGGTTAATACGGTGATCATGGCTCTGCCGGCGGTTGTCTGCTACTACCTCTTCACCCCCCTGATCATGAGAAGACCGGCAATTGCCCTGCCAGCTGCTTTTTTCTGCGGTTTTCTGGCAGTTTTTTTCAGTGCCCTGTTGCTGGGGATCAGTCTCATGTTTACCGAAGAAAACTTTTTCGAAGTGGCTGTCCTGGCAATCTCTGCTCATCTACCGGTGATGGTCATTGAAGGAATCATCACTGTTTTCTGCCTCAATTTTTTGAAAAAAGTCAGCCCTGAACTGCTGTCGGTCAGCAGCTCGGGAGATCGGATGTAG
- a CDS encoding DUF4198 domain-containing protein, producing the protein MKKMTTILLSTTIVLFTASICLAHFGMVIPTDSMVMQEDFRTITLTLSFSHPFEGQGMELEMPKKFTLATHGKTYDLTTTLTSTKVWDHTAWKTDYQIKRPGIYQFCLEPQPYWEPAEDCFIIHYTKTVVAAFGDDEGWDAELGLKTEIVPLSKPFGLYTGNIFQGIVKMDGKPVPYAEVEIEFYNQDGKALAPSDYMVTQTIKADQNGVFTYAVPRAGWWGFAALNTAAETLVHDGQEKAIELGAVIWVEFHDWQEKP; encoded by the coding sequence ATGAAAAAGATGACAACCATTCTTCTTTCGACCACCATTGTTTTGTTTACGGCCAGCATCTGCCTGGCCCATTTCGGCATGGTCATTCCCACAGATTCAATGGTTATGCAGGAAGACTTTCGGACAATTACGTTGACGCTCTCTTTTTCCCACCCATTTGAAGGCCAGGGGATGGAACTGGAGATGCCAAAAAAATTTACCCTTGCCACCCATGGCAAAACGTATGATCTTACCACCACGCTGACCAGTACCAAAGTATGGGATCATACCGCCTGGAAAACCGATTACCAGATCAAGCGACCCGGCATCTATCAGTTCTGCCTTGAACCACAGCCCTATTGGGAGCCGGCTGAAGACTGCTTCATTATCCATTACACCAAAACCGTGGTCGCCGCCTTTGGCGATGATGAGGGCTGGGATGCGGAACTTGGCCTGAAAACAGAGATCGTCCCGTTGAGCAAACCGTTTGGCCTCTACACCGGCAATATTTTTCAGGGAATTGTCAAAATGGACGGCAAACCGGTTCCCTACGCCGAAGTTGAAATCGAATTTTACAACCAGGATGGCAAAGCCCTTGCCCCCAGTGACTATATGGTTACCCAGACCATCAAAGCTGACCAGAACGGCGTTTTCACCTATGCGGTTCCCCGGGCCGGCTGGTGGGGTTTTGCGGCATTGAATACGGCGGCCGAGACATTGGTGCATGATGGGCAGGAAAAAGCCATCGAACTGGGTGCCGTTATCTGGGTTGAATTCCATGACTGGCAGGAAAAGCCATGA
- a CDS encoding HNH endonuclease, which yields MTEWIEIDKDEAHIAREKQKARDLRRSAWWQNKLAAGICHYCGRHFPPEELTMDHVVPLSRGGKSTKGNIVPCCKACNNQKKYLTPVEMLLDQLPDRQQD from the coding sequence GTGACCGAATGGATTGAGATCGATAAAGATGAGGCGCATATCGCCCGCGAGAAACAGAAGGCCCGGGACCTGAGGCGCTCCGCCTGGTGGCAGAATAAGCTGGCTGCCGGTATCTGCCATTACTGTGGGCGGCACTTCCCACCCGAGGAACTGACCATGGATCACGTTGTTCCCCTGTCCCGAGGTGGAAAAAGCACGAAAGGCAATATCGTTCCCTGCTGCAAAGCATGCAACAATCAGAAAAAATACCTGACCCCGGTGGAGATGCTCCTTGACCAACTGCCCGACCGGCAGCAGGATTGA
- the tyrA gene encoding bifunctional chorismate mutase/prephenate dehydrogenase: MISMTFSAVEQNLQYLREQIDAIDERLVASLTQRRQLVEQVVQLKKKHQLPVYHPAREEDLISRRREQGAREQLDPDYIEELFRLILRNSRVSQSSQMSRKGIRPGAVVLLVGGAGEMGRYFHRWFAASGYEVRILDRSDWGNAAVLCQDVDLAVVGVPIEATVDVINSLAPLLPAKAVLADITSVKELPLQAMLQAYQGPVVGLHPLFGATTSTMDKQIVVVTQGRMAAQCQWVIEQFHVWGAVTVQASAREHDEMMTIVQALRHFATFTFGRFLHQQQVDIRRTLEFSSPIYRLELGMVGRLFAQDPSLYAEIIFATPERLDLLKSYLRSLNEQLELLEKEDKQAFCDEFQKISTWFGPFGDQAMRESSYLIDKLIERF; this comes from the coding sequence ATGATCTCCATGACTTTTTCCGCCGTTGAGCAGAACCTGCAATATCTGCGTGAACAGATCGATGCCATTGATGAACGGCTGGTTGCTTCGCTGACCCAGCGACGGCAGCTGGTGGAACAGGTAGTCCAGCTGAAAAAGAAACACCAGCTGCCGGTATATCATCCGGCAAGGGAAGAAGACCTCATCTCACGCCGACGCGAACAGGGGGCCAGGGAACAGTTGGATCCTGACTACATTGAAGAACTGTTTCGCCTGATTCTGCGTAACTCCAGGGTAAGTCAAAGCTCTCAGATGTCCCGTAAGGGAATTCGTCCTGGCGCGGTTGTCCTGCTGGTGGGCGGTGCCGGTGAAATGGGTCGCTACTTCCATCGCTGGTTTGCAGCGTCCGGCTACGAGGTTCGCATTCTTGATCGCTCTGACTGGGGCAATGCCGCTGTTCTCTGTCAGGATGTTGATCTGGCGGTGGTCGGCGTTCCCATTGAAGCAACAGTTGACGTCATAAACAGCCTTGCGCCCCTGCTGCCGGCCAAAGCTGTTCTGGCAGATATTACCAGCGTTAAAGAATTGCCATTGCAGGCAATGCTGCAAGCCTACCAGGGACCGGTTGTGGGGCTGCATCCCCTTTTTGGCGCAACCACATCAACCATGGACAAGCAGATTGTGGTCGTCACGCAGGGAAGAATGGCGGCGCAATGCCAATGGGTTATCGAACAGTTCCATGTCTGGGGGGCAGTGACCGTCCAGGCATCGGCCAGGGAACACGATGAGATGATGACCATTGTCCAGGCCCTGCGCCATTTCGCCACCTTTACGTTTGGCCGTTTTCTGCACCAGCAGCAGGTTGATATCCGCCGTACGCTGGAGTTCTCCAGCCCCATCTATCGGCTGGAGTTAGGCATGGTCGGCAGACTGTTCGCCCAGGATCCATCCCTGTATGCCGAGATTATTTTTGCCACCCCCGAACGCCTTGATCTGCTGAAATCGTATCTCAGATCGCTCAATGAACAGCTGGAACTGCTTGAAAAGGAAGACAAACAGGCTTTCTGTGATGAATTTCAAAAAATTTCTACCTGGTTCGGGCCTTTCGGCGATCAGGCAATGCGGGAAAGCAGCTACCTGATTGATAAATTAATTGAACGCTTTTAG
- a CDS encoding FxsA family protein, producing MLLKLFLAFTLVPVVEIYFLIKAGQLIGAFNTILLIIGTGFAGAWLARQQGVQAMFQVRASLQQGIMPAEEIIDALLILIAGIVLLTPGLLTDFAGLLLLIPATRYRFKRYLRQRFDEWIATHEVHITRF from the coding sequence ATGTTATTGAAATTGTTTCTGGCATTTACCCTGGTTCCGGTGGTGGAAATTTATTTTCTCATCAAGGCCGGGCAGCTTATTGGCGCTTTCAACACCATTCTCCTAATTATCGGCACCGGCTTTGCCGGCGCCTGGCTTGCCAGGCAGCAGGGGGTCCAGGCCATGTTTCAGGTCCGGGCCAGCCTGCAGCAGGGCATCATGCCGGCCGAGGAGATAATCGATGCCCTGCTTATCCTCATCGCCGGCATCGTCCTGTTGACTCCGGGACTGCTGACCGACTTTGCCGGCTTGCTGCTGCTGATTCCTGCAACCCGCTATCGTTTCAAACGCTATCTCCGGCAAAGATTTGATGAATGGATAGCCACGCACGAAGTACACATCACCCGTTTCTGA
- the cbiQ gene encoding cobalt ECF transporter T component CbiQ: MIQEPFATGNSLIHRLDPRARVVAASAFSFTLALSAGLYTLLSGLLISLSLVLLARLDLYKVFQRLTVVMGFLLLLWFILPWSYGGQTLITIGPLAISRPGVALSIQISLKSTAILLALIALIGTMTTAHLGQALNRLRLPDKIVYLILLTYRYIFVIEHEYQRLLRAARIRNFKPGTNLQTYRTYAYLMGMLFVRAAERATRVHQAMVCRGFGGKFHSLEEFKGTRRDWIFTGLMVVIVGSLIVIEWRVKRCFTG, translated from the coding sequence ATGATCCAAGAGCCCTTTGCCACCGGCAATTCTCTGATTCACCGCCTCGATCCGCGGGCAAGGGTCGTTGCAGCCAGCGCATTTTCTTTCACCCTGGCCCTGTCTGCCGGCCTCTATACGCTGCTTTCGGGATTACTGATTTCCCTGAGTCTGGTCCTGCTGGCCCGCCTCGATCTTTATAAAGTGTTCCAGCGGCTAACGGTGGTCATGGGTTTTCTGCTGCTACTCTGGTTCATTCTCCCCTGGAGTTATGGCGGACAAACGTTGATCACTATCGGGCCGCTGGCCATCAGCCGACCTGGCGTGGCGTTAAGCATCCAGATCAGCCTCAAATCCACAGCTATCCTGCTGGCCCTCATTGCCTTGATCGGCACCATGACCACAGCCCACCTGGGACAAGCCTTGAACCGGCTGCGGCTGCCGGATAAAATTGTCTACCTTATCTTGCTGACCTATCGTTATATTTTTGTCATAGAACATGAGTATCAACGGCTGCTCAGGGCGGCCCGTATACGAAATTTCAAGCCGGGAACTAATCTGCAGACCTACCGGACCTATGCCTATCTCATGGGGATGTTGTTTGTCCGGGCGGCCGAACGGGCAACCCGGGTCCACCAGGCGATGGTATGCCGGGGCTTTGGGGGAAAATTCCACTCGCTGGAAGAGTTTAAGGGAACCCGCCGGGACTGGATTTTTACCGGGCTGATGGTTGTCATTGTGGGCTCACTGATTGTCATCGAATGGCGGGTTAAACGCTGTTTCACCGGGTAG
- the fusA gene encoding elongation factor G, whose protein sequence is MKKSLQHVRNIGIAAHIDAGKTTITERILFSTGMTYKMGEVHEGTALMDWMDQEQQRGITITSAATTCNWKNRTITIIDTPGHVDFTVEVERSLRVLDGMVAVFCAVGGVEPQSETIWHQADHYRVPRIAFINKMDRLGSNFFAVIDQMREKLGTKPLALQLPVGAESDFHGIIDLISMEYLLWESSDNPLDFSRRQIPDELLAEANQWRQMLWEQVADYDDQLLEDYLEGRELPAAQVMQTLRRMTIDHGFVPVLCGSGLKNKGIPPLLDAVIDYLPAPDDVPPVKGIDPASDQEAVRRPAADEPFTALLFKVAMMEGRRLSYLRIYAGTLIPGQNVYNPRLQQTEKASRLFQMQAHKKNRLSTAGPGDIIGVMGLKLSITGDTLCSPESPLLLEGMEFTRPVISAAIEPLRNSDQDKLWETLQKMSDEDPTFNVKADEETGQLVISGMGELHLEVISERLKAEYNLGSNLGKPQVLYQETIAAAASATGQFERVDEEEKERQFARLTVSVAPRKRGSGNEITATACLDDLSAPLRQAVDEGIEESISAGGSQGYPLVDVALHIDALEGESGDFTKVALKVAAANAVRQAVQEASPVLLEPIMDVDIVVPAEHVGDVVGDINSRGGKVNAIEHLGLLTTISALVPLRRLFGYTTALRSATKGKGNFTMKFYAYDNTGSK, encoded by the coding sequence ATGAAAAAATCACTGCAGCATGTGAGAAATATCGGGATTGCCGCTCATATCGATGCCGGTAAAACGACCATCACCGAACGCATCCTGTTCAGTACGGGAATGACCTATAAAATGGGAGAGGTCCATGAGGGAACCGCCCTGATGGACTGGATGGACCAGGAGCAGCAGCGCGGCATTACCATTACCTCGGCGGCGACCACCTGCAACTGGAAAAACCGTACGATCACCATTATTGATACGCCCGGCCACGTGGATTTCACGGTTGAGGTTGAAAGGAGCTTACGGGTTCTGGATGGTATGGTGGCGGTTTTTTGTGCCGTTGGCGGTGTGGAACCGCAGTCGGAAACCATCTGGCATCAGGCTGATCACTACCGGGTTCCACGGATTGCCTTTATTAACAAGATGGACCGGCTGGGCAGCAATTTTTTTGCGGTCATTGATCAGATGCGAGAAAAACTTGGGACAAAACCGCTGGCCCTGCAGCTTCCGGTTGGCGCAGAGAGTGATTTCCACGGCATCATTGATCTTATATCGATGGAATACCTGCTCTGGGAGAGCAGCGACAACCCCCTTGATTTTTCCCGCCGGCAGATTCCTGATGAACTGCTTGCCGAAGCAAACCAGTGGCGTCAGATGCTCTGGGAACAGGTCGCTGACTACGATGACCAACTGCTGGAAGACTATCTTGAGGGGCGCGAGCTGCCAGCGGCACAGGTAATGCAGACCCTGCGGCGGATGACGATTGACCATGGCTTTGTTCCCGTGCTGTGTGGCAGCGGCCTGAAAAACAAAGGCATTCCGCCGCTTCTTGACGCGGTCATTGACTACCTGCCTGCTCCTGATGACGTTCCTCCCGTCAAGGGTATCGATCCGGCAAGCGATCAGGAGGCAGTACGCCGGCCGGCGGCCGATGAACCTTTCACCGCCCTCCTGTTTAAGGTCGCCATGATGGAAGGCAGACGCCTCTCCTACCTGCGAATTTATGCCGGTACCCTGATCCCGGGACAGAACGTTTATAATCCCCGCCTGCAGCAAACGGAAAAAGCCTCCAGATTATTTCAGATGCAGGCGCATAAAAAAAATCGTCTCAGCACTGCCGGCCCCGGGGACATCATCGGAGTCATGGGTCTCAAACTGAGCATCACCGGAGACACCCTCTGCAGCCCTGAATCACCCCTTCTCCTTGAAGGGATGGAGTTTACCCGGCCGGTCATTTCCGCGGCTATTGAACCGCTCCGCAACAGCGATCAGGACAAACTTTGGGAAACCTTGCAAAAAATGAGCGATGAAGATCCGACATTCAACGTCAAGGCTGATGAAGAAACCGGCCAGTTGGTTATCTCCGGGATGGGCGAACTGCACCTGGAGGTGATCAGCGAGCGTCTTAAAGCGGAATATAATCTGGGGAGCAATCTGGGTAAACCCCAGGTTCTCTACCAGGAAACCATTGCCGCAGCAGCCAGTGCCACGGGTCAGTTTGAACGGGTGGATGAAGAGGAGAAAGAGCGCCAGTTTGCCCGTCTGACCGTTAGTGTTGCCCCCCGTAAGCGGGGCAGCGGCAATGAAATCACCGCGACGGCATGCCTCGACGATCTGTCAGCGCCATTGCGGCAGGCAGTCGATGAGGGCATCGAAGAGTCCATCAGTGCCGGCGGTTCCCAGGGGTATCCACTGGTTGACGTCGCGCTGCACATTGATGCTCTTGAAGGAGAGTCGGGTGATTTTACCAAGGTTGCTTTGAAAGTTGCGGCAGCCAATGCTGTCCGCCAAGCGGTTCAGGAGGCTTCGCCGGTACTCCTGGAACCGATTATGGATGTGGATATTGTTGTGCCAGCGGAGCATGTCGGGGATGTGGTAGGTGACATCAACTCCCGTGGCGGCAAGGTGAACGCCATTGAACATCTTGGCCTGTTAACCACTATCAGCGCCCTGGTGCCTCTCAGACGGTTGTTTGGCTATACCACGGCTCTACGTTCGGCAACCAAAGGAAAAGGAAACTTTACCATGAAATTTTATGCCTACGACAACACCGGCAGCAAGTGA
- a CDS encoding ABC transporter ATP-binding protein, protein MVQIPLINLKQIAFSYPGQPPIFKDLELLLGPGERIGLSAPNGSGKTTLFHLIMGLLQPTSGTIEIFGKHIVTGDDFFTVRRKIGLLFQDADDQLFSPTVIEDVAFGPLNLGHSPEAAREISLRTLKFLGLEKLADRVTFKLSGGEKKLVSLATVLAMEPEVLLLDEPTSGLDRDTKSRLIDILNDLALPSIIISHEFDFLSSTVEHIYTMDGGRILFDEELHIHHHEHAHRLGKQPHKHI, encoded by the coding sequence ATGGTCCAGATACCACTCATTAATCTTAAGCAGATTGCTTTCAGCTATCCCGGCCAGCCGCCAATCTTCAAGGATCTGGAACTGCTGCTTGGTCCGGGAGAGCGGATTGGTCTGTCCGCCCCCAACGGCAGCGGCAAAACCACCTTGTTCCACCTGATTATGGGCTTGCTGCAGCCGACCTCCGGCACCATTGAAATTTTCGGCAAGCACATTGTCACGGGAGACGATTTTTTCACCGTCCGGCGAAAAATCGGCCTGCTGTTTCAGGATGCCGATGATCAGCTGTTCAGCCCTACGGTGATCGAAGATGTGGCCTTTGGTCCATTGAATCTTGGCCATTCTCCGGAAGCCGCCCGGGAGATATCTTTGCGTACCCTGAAATTTCTTGGCTTGGAAAAATTAGCTGACCGGGTAACTTTTAAGCTCTCAGGCGGCGAAAAAAAATTGGTTTCACTGGCCACTGTACTGGCTATGGAGCCGGAGGTCCTGCTCCTTGATGAGCCCACATCCGGTCTTGACAGGGATACCAAAAGCAGACTGATTGACATCTTAAACGATCTGGCTCTCCCGTCGATCATCATTTCCCATGAGTTTGACTTCCTCAGTTCCACCGTCGAACATATCTATACGATGGATGGCGGCAGAATTCTTTTTGATGAAGAGCTCCACATCCACCATCATGAGCATGCACATCGCCTGGGGAAACAACCCCACAAACATATTTGA